Genomic DNA from Ctenopharyngodon idella isolate HZGC_01 chromosome 1, HZGC01, whole genome shotgun sequence:
TAGTCGAATATAGTTctgtaaatgtatacatttcattttaatgtccACTGCTTGATGATTTGGATTGGATAGTGAAGTAAAAGTATCAACAAGTGTGCAACATGCATGTTCCTCCTTCAATAATGCTTAGAAGGCCGGAATCTACAGTACAACCCAATACAGGACCAAAAGTGAACCATTTTTAATTTAGTCTGGGTTGTATTTTCTCTTACTTTGTATCGTTTTGTTGCTTGCAAAGTGGAGGAAATGTCAAGCATGTTGGCAAATTTAAATACCTCTGAGTCTGAATGGAAACAcaactagagctgcacgattctggataaaatgagaatcacgatattttgatttcaaatagagatcaagattctcccacaattctgaatatAGGcctaaaactaaacaaaataacatgtaatttactagaggttctgaaaatggaaaaatgttttattaatttgaataaattataaaaaaaaaaatggttttgaattaattcaataactcattaataatgacttgtttcattactggatgaagatgaaactgtgtttttgaacaaatcttttgaatgaacgattcaatgacaaatacatatacaacagtcacttgtcgccacttAGTGGCGTAAGACGTAATTTAAACAACCGTTGTTCAGTTtcaaagttaaagggttagttcacccaaaaatgaaaattctgtcatttattactcacgctcatggcgttccagacccgtaagaccttcgttaatcttcggaatgcaaattgagatatttttgtttaaatccgatggctcagtgaggcctacataggaagcaatgacatttcctctctcaagatccataaatgtactaaaaacatatttaaatcagttcatgtgagtacagtggttcaatattaatattataaagtgacgagaatatttttggtgcgccaaaaaaaacaaaataacgacttatttagtgatggccgatttcaaaacaccgcttcaggaagcttcgaagcgtaatgaatcagcgtgttgaatccgcagttcggagcgccaaagtcacgtgatttcagcagttttagTGATTTCAGCAgatttaagtcgttattttgttttttttggcacaccaaaaatattctcgttgctttataatattaatattgaaccactgtactcacatgaactgatttaaatatgtttttagtacattaatggatcttgagagaggaaatgtcattgctccctatgtaggcctcacggagcgatcggatttaaacaaaaatatctcaatttgtgttccgaagatcaacaaaggtcttacgggtgtaaaacagcacaagggtgagtaattaatgacagaattttcatttttgggtgaactaaccctttaagttagtTTCAAAAGAtggtttgctctattttgatcgctatcgtCCCAGTGTTTTTATTCTAACTTTAAACTTTtctctcagtacttctgtgataatttgaatatttttaacataGAAATAACTACTGTGTGGTTcgaaactgctctctctggctcagcgcaACAACAGGTATGagtttgtcaaaggtttaatagacacggCCGAAAcgtaattaataaaataagatttaaaacaataaaacaatctttttacgattaattgtgcagctcatTGACATCAACATAAAGGAAGAATTTTCtcctatttattttatcttaacTTTTTTTCATCAATACATAATTGTGTCATTTCATAGTTTTGATTAACTTTGATGTTGAATAAAGAATAGTTTAAAAAAGgcccttaaaaaagtaagtgttTGTGCTGCCttaattttaagttatatttaactttaaatgtgaaactACATTAAGTGACAACTTGGATTTTTGAGTTATCTCAGCAAGTTCAGTCTAGGGATGTTATTCTAAAGTTGCGATACCTAATTACAATAGTTTTTTAACAGGGTGTCTAAACTTTTGACTTCTCTTTAGTTAGTACACagtttaataccattttgctgAGTCAATGCGCACTTGAAAAATACTGTTGTTTTACGGTTGTTGTTTCATGATTGTACGTCAGCAGCAAAAACAGGAAACAGCCAGACCAAAAACCAGTGCATATACTTTATGAAACAAAAGTGAAATTATGAAAAGTGCCAAAGCTGCCAGACCTGGACATCTTAATTTTTTACATCGATATTTAAGTTCAGGTCTGTTCAAAACCCGAAAGGTCtagattttgttttatgtttcctTAGAGACAACACACGAGCAGTTTTAACAAAGATAAAGattgaataattaattttaacacaaaatcggtacattcaggaatgaaaagcatgtgaaataaaaataacttacaTGATACTGTAATACTATCACTTGTTTCCTTGCTGACAGGATTGCTTGCCATGCATGAGTACAGTTTATTCTCTAGTACTTGTGCAGATGACAAGAACACTTGAGATTTTTTATCATTCTGGAAGTAGTTGCCTTCTTTATACCAGGATACAGTCAGATCTTTACTGTTTCCCATGTCACAGGTGAGAGTAGCATTCCCAGCAGCGGTGCAGCTAATCTTCACAACAGGTTTAGGGGCCTTTGCTGTAACAGAAACATGGTGGTTATTTCCTACTACTGTAACTACTATAGAAATATACAATCTTATTTTGTTATTGTGTTGGAAGGGTATATTTGCCACCTTACCATATACTTTAATTTCCACTTCATCTTTACCAACCTCTGTACCATCAGAACTAGTAACAGTGTATAAATATTTGCCCATGTAATTCAGACTAACACTTTCAAATCTTAACGATCCATCTTCATCCATTGTTAAACCTTCAGCGTTTGACTTTTTTATCTTGTTATTTTTCCTCTCAATTACGGCGTCACTGGAGACATGGGTCCATTTTATGTCCTTAGATTTGTCATTGTATTTTTCTGGTAGCTTAATGAAGCAGGATGTTCCCTCTTGTAGATCTTTTTTACATTCCTCTGTTGagactataataaataaaattacattagtATTTAATAAAACTCAACAGGGTTCAACTGCTCATATGTGGTTCACTATGAGGAAAAAGCGTAAAAATGGAGTATGAATAAATCTTAGGGTgagtttctttttaaaaattaattccaGTTTAGACACTAACCTTAGACAAAACTGTTGGACACAGTTCAATAGTCTATTCCCaccattaaaaatacaaaaaaatacagttcattTAACACACACTGACTCCTAAATAACAACAACAGGATCTGTCGTCATTGTACAAGGTAAGTTGTCACATTAGGCAGCCTATTAAATCataatttaaacagtaaaactattataaaaacagcaaaaaaatacTAAACCATTGTTATGGCCAACAGAACTTAAAGTTGTGTAAAATTGTAAACATATATGCCCTGAGTTGACATTTATATATCTAAATAAAACTGTTCAAATTTGTCTTTGTTATATAGTGACTTTTTATAGTCTTATgtgtttcttttgtgtttccctGTTTGTCCAACagataatacaaaaataatatgataCTGGAACTTcacaaaaaattattataatttaagacCACTTTGAAATTGATGTTTGAAACCAACAAATCAGTGCTTGATAAAATAAGCATTTGTTAAATAAGACGTTTGACTCAAAACCTTATAGTTCCTGAAATACAGACTTTCTGCTGAGCTCTCTGTGAGACAACTATAGTAATAAATGTTCCAAAAGAGAGTTTTAGCAGGGataggaaaaacaaaaacattttgggtccccaaaaaaactttcagtcaaaagttcttaaaagaagaaaatttctttcttattttgaagaacattttaataatccaaaGAAACTTTTTTCCGCTACAAAGAACTTTTTGTgaaatggaaagattccatggatgttctTCACAGAACCacaaatgccaataaagaacctttatttttatactggCCTTCCCTATTATTTGACTGCATATCTAAATATTCTACTTTCTGTGAGTGTCTTCTATTAAATGTAGACATGAACAAACTGCAGCAGTTTACATGTACACGTCACtagatttgcatttaaaagtgaCCGAAAAGGACAGTAGAAGTGCATTTGTTGCCTTGAGATATTTTACTGATCTGACACTTAAAAATGGCCTTCACTAGCATTTCTTTGAAGTGAGTTCAGATGTTCCTACATTAAGTTAACTGACAAAACAACATGATTTACGGTCATTTATAATATTGAGTTGACATAAAATAACGCAGTAAGCATtagaaaaaatgttaatatgGATTACTATTCGTAATATCTTTTATTCACATTGTAACTTTTGATTTCaactaaaaaatacatatacaaaatAGACAAGAAAAACAGCTTTTCCACTTCTATTAACATATCTATACAAAATGAAGTCACAACCTACCAGAGAGTGCAGCGAAGCCACAGAGGAGTAAAAATAACAGATTGTGTTGGCAGCTCATTGCGCTTCTGAACACGGCAAATGTTCCAGAACCTTTTTACAATCAACTGGAGGAAACAGAAAGAATTTCCTGTTTGTGATCAGAGAGTTGGCGGTTATGCAGACAGAATCATGAACTGAAGATGTCAGTTGTGCAAAAAATTGACACGGTGCTTCACAGGTGTGGAAGAATGTCATCTAATGTGCTGCTGTAAAGCAGGTGTTTCTGTCTAACAAATATAGAATGCATCTGATGTTTCGAGATGTTGGCCAGCTATTTTTATCTTGATCCTGCGGACTAGAAAGCTGTCAagcactgatttaaaaaaaaaatatatatatatatatatatatttatatatttttaaataatttatatatagaaaggtTTTCTCTGGATGCTTTGCACATTATCTTATACTGGATCTaggacagtggttctcaactggtggatCACGACCCAAAAATGGTTTGCGTGTCTGTACCAGTGACCTGGTGGCTTAAATACATAATTGTGTGACAATTTAAATGCCATACAATGCTGCCATCTTGTGAGCAA
This window encodes:
- the si:ch211-132g1.1 gene encoding T-cell surface antigen CD2: MSCQHNLLFLLLCGFAALSVSTEECKKDLQEGTSCFIKLPEKYNDKSKDIKWTHVSSDAVIERKNNKIKKSNAEGLTMDEDGSLRFESVSLNYMGKYLYTVTSSDGTEVGKDEVEIKVYAKAPKPVVKISCTAAGNATLTCDMGNSKDLTVSWYKEGNYFQNDKKSQVFLSSAQVLENKLYSCMASNPVSKETSDSITVSCKGPGLTKLFGFDFWLMVGILAGGAALLLLLICVLVICACRSCHQRTKRQQDEEELRLADLTPGHTSTNRSKQTARGQPAPPIPQEDPMPCNPSPETPPRTQNQPKAQIRARPPPPPQDDDEEDPPPLPRPRNKQHRTKRNQEPYRPME